In Brevundimonas subvibrioides, a genomic segment contains:
- a CDS encoding head-tail adaptor protein has protein sequence MSGFRVLASLLDPVEAETPYGGRAISYQPLGSVWLRLEARRRRQTTEAGVTAATEVATAVMRTDPRLAEGRVIRFGGADWTIAAVDADPDRPGRTRVSLERSR, from the coding sequence GTGAGCGGGTTCAGGGTCCTGGCCAGCCTGCTGGATCCGGTGGAGGCGGAGACGCCCTATGGCGGGCGGGCGATTTCATATCAGCCTCTGGGGTCGGTCTGGCTGAGGCTGGAGGCGCGACGGCGGCGGCAGACGACGGAGGCCGGGGTGACCGCAGCGACCGAGGTGGCGACGGCCGTGATGCGGACCGATCCGAGGCTGGCCGAGGGGCGGGTCATCCGGTTCGGCGGGGCCGACTGGACGATCGCAGCGGTCGATGCGGACCCGGACCGGCCGGGGCGGACGCGGGTGAGCCTGGAGCGCAGTCGATGA
- a CDS encoding DUF3168 domain-containing protein — protein sequence MRDHEGALQKALIGHLRADTAVRALLGDPARVWDEAPGEAVWPWLAIGRSESRPVAADGCGVEHTLSLRCASRFPGTEEARAVLAAVRAALHDVTLEADGVRTVSIRATYAEVFRSHDQKRVWGVVRVRAVTEESGE from the coding sequence ATGAGAGATCATGAGGGGGCGCTGCAGAAGGCGCTGATCGGACACCTCCGGGCAGACACGGCGGTTCGGGCCTTGCTGGGGGACCCGGCCAGGGTCTGGGACGAGGCACCGGGAGAGGCGGTCTGGCCGTGGCTGGCGATCGGACGGTCCGAAAGTCGGCCGGTGGCGGCGGACGGGTGCGGGGTGGAGCATACGCTGAGCCTGCGCTGTGCCTCGCGGTTTCCCGGGACAGAAGAGGCCCGGGCCGTGCTGGCGGCCGTGCGGGCGGCGCTGCACGACGTGACGCTGGAGGCGGACGGGGTCCGCACCGTGTCGATCCGCGCGACCTATGCCGAGGTGTTCCGGTCGCATGACCAGAAGCGGGTCTGGGGCGTCGTGCGGGTGCGGGCGGTGACGGAAGAGAGTGGCGAGTGA
- a CDS encoding phage major tail protein, TP901-1 family produces MAAQRGKDILLKIEGAPGVFTTVAGLRARTISLNARTVDATDADSAGRWRELLGGAGVKSAAVSGQGIFRDAASDAAIREAFFDQGLKTWRLIVPDFGVLEGPFLVSALEYAGDHEGEATFAISLASAGAVGFSAL; encoded by the coding sequence ATGGCCGCTCAACGGGGCAAGGACATACTGCTGAAGATCGAGGGCGCGCCGGGCGTGTTCACGACGGTCGCGGGGCTGAGGGCGCGGACGATTTCGCTGAACGCCCGGACGGTCGATGCGACGGATGCCGACAGCGCGGGGCGGTGGCGCGAGCTGCTGGGCGGGGCGGGGGTGAAGTCGGCGGCCGTGTCGGGGCAGGGGATCTTTCGGGATGCCGCCTCCGACGCGGCGATCCGCGAGGCCTTCTTCGATCAGGGGCTGAAGACCTGGCGGCTGATCGTGCCGGACTTCGGCGTGCTGGAGGGGCCTTTCCTGGTCTCGGCGCTGGAGTATGCCGGGGACCACGAGGGCGAGGCGACGTTCGCCATCAGCCTGGCCAGCGCCGGGGCGGTCGGGTTCAGCGCGCTGTGA
- a CDS encoding baseplate hub protein codes for MRDIPTELAARIESGAATLCHAWIVVRTDGARMGFTDHDRGLEVDGVVCAAGSGWTQGATDASAGLGGGTLAVAGVLDDDRITAADVAAGLWDRARVEVWRVDWRRPDLKVRLGVGTFSRIRREGAGFTAEVEGPLAALERVVGRTYGRACDAVLGDRRCRVDPAGRACDKRWETCVGVFGNGINFQGFPRIPGDDFLTAYPATGGRNDGGKR; via the coding sequence ATGAGGGACATACCGACTGAACTGGCCGCCCGCATCGAGAGCGGGGCGGCGACGCTCTGCCATGCCTGGATCGTCGTGCGGACGGATGGGGCGCGGATGGGCTTTACGGACCACGATCGCGGCCTGGAGGTGGATGGCGTCGTCTGCGCGGCGGGCAGCGGGTGGACTCAAGGGGCGACGGACGCTTCGGCGGGGCTGGGCGGCGGGACGCTGGCCGTCGCAGGCGTGCTCGATGACGACCGGATCACAGCGGCCGATGTCGCGGCTGGACTGTGGGACCGCGCACGGGTCGAGGTGTGGCGCGTGGACTGGAGGCGGCCGGACCTGAAGGTGCGGCTGGGGGTCGGGACATTCAGCCGGATCCGGCGCGAGGGGGCGGGGTTCACGGCCGAGGTCGAAGGGCCGCTGGCGGCGCTGGAGCGGGTCGTGGGGCGGACCTACGGGCGGGCTTGCGATGCTGTGCTGGGGGACCGGCGGTGCCGGGTCGATCCGGCGGGGCGAGCTTGCGACAAGCGCTGGGAGACCTGCGTCGGGGTGTTCGGCAACGGGATCAACTTCCAGGGCTTTCCGAGGATTCCGGGCGACGATTTCCTGACGGCCTATCCGGCAACCGGCGGGCGGAATGACGGGGGGAAACGGTGA
- a CDS encoding phage tail tape measure protein, whose translation MTDQTLDTIPARAAEAAAALESLREPAERAASSIEEAFGRAGASLTRSLARAAADGEVTLGELARAVLGALGTGVGGSGGLGEAIARAVAGAAGFGGARADGGAVTGGGAYLVGERGPEVFRPSGSGVIENRGGSGGGSVTVNVSVDGGAPALLRSEAQIAQMLARAAALGARRL comes from the coding sequence ATGACGGACCAGACACTGGATACGATCCCGGCCAGGGCGGCGGAGGCGGCGGCGGCGCTGGAGTCCTTGCGGGAGCCGGCGGAGCGGGCGGCGTCGAGCATCGAGGAGGCGTTCGGGCGGGCGGGAGCCAGTCTGACCCGGTCGCTGGCGCGGGCGGCGGCGGATGGCGAGGTGACGCTGGGCGAACTGGCGCGGGCCGTGCTGGGCGCACTTGGGACAGGGGTCGGCGGGTCGGGCGGGCTGGGCGAGGCGATCGCCCGGGCGGTCGCGGGCGCGGCCGGCTTCGGCGGGGCGCGGGCCGATGGCGGTGCGGTGACGGGCGGCGGGGCCTATCTGGTCGGGGAGCGGGGACCGGAGGTGTTCCGGCCGTCGGGATCGGGTGTGATCGAGAACAGGGGTGGCAGCGGCGGCGGGAGCGTGACGGTGAACGTCAGCGTCGACGGTGGCGCACCGGCCCTTCTGAGGTCCGAGGCGCAGATCGCCCAGATGCTGGCCCGGGCCGCCGCGCTGGGGGCGCGACGGCTATAG
- a CDS encoding DUF805 domain-containing protein, translating to MRGQILDFDPAAGSGLISGDDGIRYAFNADQVTPPSRITTGLRVDFVPVAGQATNIMLLAAAAPSPGPSATPGVPVDTFDFAKAMFSFSGRLRRSHFWTSWAILFVGGGVLNFIPLLNLLGILLLWPHLAIGAKRLHDMGKSGWLMAIPYGVMIIGGFYAFFSVGISAILNSEKLEAEDPAAILATFGPALGILSFTWLVGIAFWLWIGLTEGQPGDNRYGPNPKTR from the coding sequence ATGCGCGGCCAGATTCTCGATTTCGATCCGGCGGCGGGTTCGGGCCTGATCAGCGGCGACGACGGAATCCGCTACGCCTTCAACGCCGACCAGGTGACGCCGCCGTCCAGAATCACCACCGGCCTGCGCGTGGATTTCGTTCCCGTGGCCGGTCAGGCCACCAACATCATGCTGCTGGCCGCCGCCGCGCCGTCGCCTGGCCCGTCGGCAACCCCCGGCGTGCCCGTCGATACCTTCGACTTTGCGAAGGCGATGTTCTCGTTTTCGGGACGCCTGCGCCGCTCTCATTTCTGGACGTCATGGGCGATACTGTTCGTCGGCGGCGGGGTGCTGAACTTCATCCCGTTACTCAACCTCCTGGGCATCCTGCTTCTGTGGCCGCACCTCGCGATCGGAGCGAAGCGGCTGCACGACATGGGCAAGTCCGGCTGGCTGATGGCCATCCCCTATGGGGTGATGATCATCGGCGGCTTCTATGCGTTTTTTTCGGTCGGCATTTCGGCCATTCTGAATAGCGAAAAGCTCGAGGCCGAGGACCCGGCGGCGATCCTGGCCACCTTTGGGCCGGCCCTGGGCATCCTCAGCTTCACCTGGCTCGTCGGTATCGCCTTCTGGCTCTGGATCGGTCTCACCGAAGGCCAGCCCGGCGACAACCGCTACGGTCCCAACCCGAAGACCCGATAG
- a CDS encoding phage major capsid protein yields MKETQTASGSPEARAAMHEMMAAFEAFKGANDARLDEIERKASADTLLEEKVARIDQAVGQAQARLDRALSEARRPQLGGVENPSVSPFGRATSPSLRDGEETKSAFDGYVRTGRELGLEVKAGLSSAPTSGGYVVPTETERAIERRLMATSPMREIATVRTVASGVFRKPVSTAGIASGWVAETAARPETDPATLALLEFPSADLYANPAATQALLDDALVDLDEWLAGEVEDAFAAQETQAFVNGDGTNKPKGFLGYSIVADASQTWGSIGYVASGAAGAFAPSSPADRLIDLIYAPKAQFRPNGRFVMNRKTVSTVRKFKDAEGNYIWSPATRPGETASLLGYPVTEIETMPDIAANSHAIAFGDFQRGYLIVDRAGVRVLRDPYSAKPYVLFYTTKRVGGGVQNFDAIKVMRFSAT; encoded by the coding sequence ATGAAAGAGACCCAGACCGCGTCCGGTTCGCCGGAGGCGCGCGCTGCCATGCACGAGATGATGGCGGCGTTCGAGGCGTTCAAAGGGGCCAACGATGCCCGGCTGGACGAGATCGAGAGGAAGGCGTCGGCCGATACGCTGCTGGAGGAGAAGGTGGCGCGGATCGACCAGGCGGTGGGGCAGGCGCAGGCGCGGCTGGACCGGGCGCTGTCTGAGGCCAGGCGGCCGCAGCTCGGGGGCGTTGAGAACCCCTCCGTCTCTCCCTTCGGTCGAGCCACCTCCCCATCGCTGCGCGACGGGGAGGAGACCAAATCCGCGTTCGACGGCTATGTGCGGACCGGGCGGGAGCTGGGGCTGGAGGTGAAGGCGGGGCTGAGCTCGGCACCGACCTCGGGCGGATATGTTGTGCCGACCGAGACGGAGCGGGCGATCGAGCGGCGACTGATGGCGACCAGTCCGATGCGCGAGATCGCCACCGTGCGGACGGTGGCGTCGGGCGTGTTCAGAAAGCCGGTCTCGACGGCGGGCATCGCATCCGGCTGGGTGGCCGAGACGGCGGCGCGGCCGGAGACGGATCCGGCGACCCTGGCGCTGCTCGAGTTCCCCTCGGCCGACCTGTACGCCAATCCGGCGGCGACCCAGGCCCTGCTGGACGATGCCCTGGTCGATCTGGATGAATGGCTGGCCGGCGAGGTCGAGGACGCCTTTGCCGCCCAGGAGACCCAGGCCTTCGTCAACGGCGACGGGACGAACAAGCCCAAGGGCTTTCTGGGCTATTCCATCGTGGCGGATGCGAGCCAGACCTGGGGCAGCATCGGCTATGTGGCGTCAGGGGCGGCCGGGGCCTTCGCACCGTCCAGCCCGGCCGACCGGCTGATCGACCTGATCTATGCGCCCAAGGCCCAGTTCCGGCCCAACGGGCGGTTCGTGATGAACCGCAAGACGGTCTCGACCGTGCGCAAGTTCAAGGACGCGGAAGGCAATTACATCTGGTCGCCGGCGACGCGGCCGGGCGAGACGGCCAGCCTGCTGGGCTATCCGGTGACCGAGATCGAGACGATGCCGGACATCGCCGCGAACAGCCACGCCATCGCGTTCGGGGACTTCCAGCGGGGCTATCTGATCGTCGATCGGGCCGGGGTGCGGGTGCTGAGGGACCCGTATTCGGCCAAGCCCTATGTGCTGTTCTACACGACCAAACGGGTCGGGGGCGGGGTGCAGAACTTCGATGCGATCAAGGTGATGAGGTTCAGCGCGACGTAG
- a CDS encoding GTA-gp10 family protein, with protein sequence MNAARGEAVVVLAGQPRRLCLTLGALAEIETALGVAGVEALGARMRALSAGDLMAVLAALLRGGGEGAFAGELERVAVSPVEAAEAVAAAFVASADG encoded by the coding sequence ATGAACGCAGCGCGGGGCGAGGCGGTGGTGGTGCTGGCGGGCCAGCCGCGACGCCTGTGCCTGACGCTGGGGGCCCTGGCGGAGATCGAGACGGCGCTGGGGGTCGCGGGTGTCGAGGCGCTGGGTGCGCGGATGCGGGCGCTGTCGGCGGGGGATCTGATGGCGGTGCTGGCGGCGCTGTTGCGCGGCGGTGGCGAGGGCGCGTTTGCGGGCGAGCTGGAGCGGGTGGCCGTGTCGCCGGTCGAGGCGGCCGAGGCCGTGGCGGCCGCGTTCGTGGCCTCGGCCGATGGCTGA
- a CDS encoding head-tail connector protein, whose protein sequence is MTAPVTLTEAKLFLRVGHEAEDTLIQTLIDAATARVEGEVGLGLTSTSAAPLRLAILMLALRAYERGEQEMSIRPVEAWIAPYRVVRL, encoded by the coding sequence ATGACCGCACCCGTGACGCTCACGGAGGCGAAGCTGTTCCTGCGCGTCGGTCACGAGGCCGAGGACACGCTGATCCAGACGCTGATCGATGCGGCCACTGCAAGGGTCGAGGGGGAGGTGGGCCTGGGCCTGACCTCGACCTCGGCGGCGCCGCTGAGGCTGGCGATCCTGATGCTGGCCCTGCGCGCCTATGAGCGTGGGGAACAGGAGATGTCGATCCGCCCGGTGGAGGCCTGGATCGCGCCCTATCGCGTGGTGCGGCTGTGA
- a CDS encoding NlpC/P60 family protein: MAAQGWLGTPYRHQASTKGAGADCLGLVRGVWREVIGEEPEALPAYAPDWAEVGGVETLLEAAGRWLVEKPVNAMRPGDVLLFRMVEGAMVKHCGIVSSVDGPEPRIIHAYWGRAVVESWMGPWWQRRLVAAFAWPVPARGRDDKRGS, encoded by the coding sequence ATGGCCGCGCAGGGGTGGCTGGGGACGCCCTATCGGCATCAGGCGAGCACGAAGGGCGCGGGCGCGGACTGTCTGGGACTGGTGCGCGGGGTGTGGCGCGAGGTTATCGGCGAGGAGCCGGAGGCACTGCCGGCCTATGCGCCGGACTGGGCCGAGGTCGGTGGTGTCGAGACGCTGCTGGAGGCGGCGGGGCGGTGGCTGGTCGAGAAGCCGGTGAACGCGATGCGGCCGGGCGATGTGCTGCTGTTCCGGATGGTGGAGGGGGCCATGGTCAAGCACTGCGGGATCGTGTCGTCCGTCGACGGACCGGAGCCGCGGATCATCCATGCCTACTGGGGGCGGGCGGTGGTCGAAAGCTGGATGGGGCCCTGGTGGCAGAGGCGGCTGGTGGCGGCCTTTGCCTGGCCCGTCCCGGCTCGGGGCCGGGATGACAAGAGAGGTTCCTGA
- a CDS encoding DUF2460 domain-containing protein: protein MSFHEVRLPARLAFGSTGGVERRTEIVTLASGFERRNSPWAMGRRRYLIGANLRSLADMAALTAFFEARRGRLYGFRFRDFADFASCAPGGTPAAGDQVLGTGDGTRAVFPLVKAYGDPGSGPGEGLQRPITKPVEGSVRLAVNGIAVSGAGFSVDATTGVVTLARAPGKGTVVSAGFLFDTPVRFDADRLEMTLESFDAGRMAAVPLIEVRV from the coding sequence ATGAGTTTTCATGAGGTGAGGCTGCCCGCCCGGTTGGCGTTCGGATCGACGGGTGGGGTGGAGCGGCGGACCGAGATCGTCACCCTGGCCTCCGGGTTCGAGCGGCGGAACAGTCCCTGGGCCATGGGGCGCAGGCGGTATCTGATCGGGGCGAACCTGAGGTCGCTGGCGGACATGGCGGCGCTGACGGCCTTTTTCGAGGCGCGGCGGGGCCGGCTGTACGGGTTCCGGTTTCGGGACTTCGCGGACTTCGCCTCGTGCGCGCCGGGCGGGACGCCGGCAGCCGGGGACCAGGTGCTGGGAACGGGGGACGGGACGCGGGCGGTGTTTCCGCTGGTGAAGGCCTATGGCGACCCCGGATCGGGTCCGGGCGAGGGCCTGCAGCGGCCGATCACCAAGCCGGTCGAGGGATCGGTACGCCTTGCCGTGAACGGGATTGCGGTGTCGGGCGCGGGCTTTTCCGTCGATGCGACGACGGGCGTGGTCACGCTGGCCAGGGCACCGGGCAAGGGCACGGTGGTGTCGGCGGGTTTCCTGTTCGACACGCCGGTGCGGTTCGACGCGGACCGGCTGGAGATGACGCTTGAGAGCTTCGACGCCGGGCGGATGGCAGCGGTGCCGCTGATCGAGGTCAGGGTCTGA
- a CDS encoding HK97 family phage prohead protease — MHDSPLLIQGYASLWGVADLNGDVVAKGAFVDSLRQTGIAGVRMLHQHESRAVVGVWDAMAEDERGLFVRGRIADWSAEARYAQALSRAGALDGLSIGFRAARARRDGRLRVLSGVELWEVSLVTFPMLPGARFRVV, encoded by the coding sequence CTGCACGACTCGCCACTTCTGATCCAGGGCTACGCCTCCCTGTGGGGCGTGGCGGACCTGAACGGGGATGTGGTGGCGAAGGGCGCGTTCGTGGACAGCCTGAGGCAGACCGGGATCGCGGGCGTGCGGATGCTGCATCAGCATGAGAGCCGGGCGGTCGTCGGCGTCTGGGACGCGATGGCCGAGGACGAGCGCGGGTTGTTCGTCCGGGGACGGATCGCCGACTGGTCGGCCGAAGCGCGCTATGCCCAGGCCTTGAGCCGCGCGGGTGCGCTGGACGGACTGTCGATCGGGTTCCGGGCGGCGAGGGCGCGGCGGGACGGGCGGTTGCGGGTGCTCAGCGGCGTGGAGCTATGGGAGGTGTCGCTGGTGACGTTTCCGATGCTGCCAGGGGCGCGGTTCAGGGTGGTGTGA
- a CDS encoding phage portal protein encodes MAILNWPSRRARKAAPGTPEETKASRAGPLIAVTGAGRPRWTPRDYGNLAREGFARNAVAYRCVRMIAEACAATPLVVFAGGGRDDDHPVAALLRQPNPEQSGAEWLEGVYGALQTAGNAYIEAVGDGPPAELWSLRPDRVQVVPGRAGWPDAYEYSVGGRSVRIGREADGWMPVMQLKLWNPTDDHYGFSPLEAAAAAIDVHNASGAWNKALLDNAARPSGALVFKGADGERLTEAQFTLLKAELGEAHAGAGNAGRPMVLEGGLDWKPMSMSPADMDFIAGKHAAAREIALAFGVPPQLLGIPGDATYANYREANAAFWRGTVVPLARKTAGALGGWLGGRFDGVRIEPDLDAVPALQPERDALWARLCAASFLTDEERRRMAGVGA; translated from the coding sequence ATGGCGATCCTGAACTGGCCGTCGCGCCGGGCGCGGAAGGCTGCGCCCGGCACGCCGGAGGAAACCAAGGCCAGTCGGGCCGGACCGCTGATCGCGGTGACCGGCGCGGGCCGGCCGCGGTGGACTCCCCGCGACTATGGCAATCTGGCTCGCGAGGGATTTGCGCGCAATGCGGTGGCCTATCGCTGCGTGCGGATGATCGCCGAGGCCTGCGCGGCGACGCCTCTGGTCGTGTTCGCGGGCGGGGGGCGCGACGACGACCATCCGGTGGCGGCCCTGCTGAGACAGCCCAATCCCGAGCAGTCGGGGGCCGAATGGCTGGAGGGCGTCTATGGCGCGCTGCAGACGGCGGGGAACGCCTATATCGAGGCGGTCGGGGACGGGCCGCCCGCCGAGCTGTGGTCGCTGAGGCCGGACCGGGTGCAGGTGGTGCCGGGGCGGGCGGGGTGGCCGGACGCCTATGAGTATTCCGTCGGCGGACGCTCGGTCCGGATCGGGCGCGAGGCCGATGGCTGGATGCCGGTGATGCAGCTGAAGCTGTGGAACCCGACCGACGACCACTATGGATTTTCGCCGCTGGAGGCGGCGGCTGCGGCGATCGATGTGCACAATGCCTCGGGGGCCTGGAACAAGGCGCTGCTGGACAATGCGGCGCGGCCGAGCGGGGCGCTGGTGTTCAAGGGGGCGGACGGGGAGCGGCTGACCGAGGCGCAGTTCACCCTGCTGAAGGCCGAACTGGGCGAGGCGCATGCGGGGGCGGGGAATGCCGGTCGGCCGATGGTGCTGGAGGGCGGGCTGGACTGGAAGCCGATGTCGATGAGTCCGGCGGACATGGACTTCATCGCCGGCAAGCATGCAGCGGCGCGCGAGATCGCCCTGGCCTTCGGCGTGCCGCCCCAGCTGCTGGGGATCCCGGGCGATGCGACCTATGCGAACTATCGCGAGGCCAATGCGGCCTTCTGGCGCGGGACGGTGGTGCCGCTGGCGAGGAAGACGGCCGGGGCGCTGGGCGGGTGGCTGGGCGGGCGCTTTGACGGCGTGCGGATCGAGCCGGACCTGGACGCTGTGCCTGCGCTGCAGCCCGAGCGCGACGCCCTGTGGGCGCGGCTGTGCGCAGCCTCGTTTCTCACGGACGAGGAGCGCCGGCGGATGGCGGGGGTGGGGGCCTGA
- a CDS encoding phage tail assembly chaperone, which yields MAETGWGAMLRTAVALGVSPEAFWRLSLKEWRMLTAVAGKPVPMGRAEVEALMRAWPD from the coding sequence ATGGCTGAGACGGGCTGGGGCGCGATGCTGCGGACGGCGGTGGCGCTGGGCGTGTCGCCGGAGGCCTTCTGGCGGCTGTCGCTTAAGGAATGGCGGATGCTGACGGCGGTCGCCGGGAAGCCGGTGCCGATGGGACGCGCCGAGGTCGAGGCGCTGATGAGGGCGTGGCCGGATTGA